A stretch of Arachis hypogaea cultivar Tifrunner chromosome 15, arahy.Tifrunner.gnm2.J5K5, whole genome shotgun sequence DNA encodes these proteins:
- the LOC112751950 gene encoding uncharacterized protein, with amino-acid sequence MMESAETGACLWMVTDHKIFGIRIEKLEKLGKNEVRDWKSHLERAPFDFHLELPEVNMSPFIFASKLFLTTEPNDSGTKIYQISYVGGDTLEISEAVATGAVPPVPTGFPNYIANIKGDVYFVGQLDAQGLCGTGLWVLRSNSREWVSVSAPPTEYDSDNLGCPFGFVLKDKLFLCPLPPRGISYVYDPPTDEWTRLESTFSFSDHHFLPSFVLVSPPGDVGDRSVVLTGRMKSLPGGSRVKYDIHALLVDNQDYRVHRRQRLDELCEAIQPSFFKASDSDLSLVDLGNSKVCVMIGGLAERIPSLCILVVELGLVQEEEEQQRFLSVRVLVNRVFDMVPEVPCTSFIFSLSKGMPRKHPCSQDCISPRKVPRLAGGTNPSNPTTSFEQE; translated from the exons ATGATGGAGTCGGCGGAAACAGGAGCATGCCTGTGGATGGTGACAGACCACAAAATCTTTGGCATCCGCATTGAGAAGTTAGAAAAATTGGGGAAGAATGAGGTTAGGGATTGGAAATCCCATCTTGAGCGGGCTCCCTTTGATTTCCATTTGGAGCTTCCAGAGGTCAACATGTCTCCCTTTATCTTCGCCTCGAAACTTTTCTTAACCACTGAGCCAAACGATTCTGGCACGAAGATCTACCAAATCTCCTATGTCGGCGGCGATACGTTGGAAATATCTGAGGCGGTAGCGACGGGCGCAGTCCCTCCGGTACCGACCGGCTTCCCGAATTACATTGCAAACATTAAAGGTGACGTTTACTTCGTGGGGCAGCTTGACGCACAGGGATTATGTGGTACGGGGTTATGGGTTTTACGTTCCAATTCCAGGGAATGGGTTTCCGTGTCCGCTCCTCCAACCGAATACGACTCTGATAATCTTGGTTGTCCTTTTGGTTTCGTTCTGAAAGACAAGCTGTTCCTGTGTCCCTTGCCCCCACGAGGAATTAGCTATGTTTACGACCCCCCAACTGACGAATGGACTAGACTGGAGTCCACATTTTCTTTTTCTGATCATCATTTTCTCCCATCCTTTGTGTTAGTGTCGCCCCCTGGGGATGTAGGCGATCGCAGCGTGGTGCTGACAGGGAGAATGAAGAGTCTTCCCGGCGGATCTCGTGTGAAATATGACATACACGCTTTGCTGGTGGATAATCAAGATTATCGTGTTCATCGCCGTCAACGCCTTGATGAGTTGTGTGAGGCGATCCAACCATCCTTCTTTAAAGCTTCGGACTCAGACCTCAGCTTGGTTGACCTTGGCAACAGCAAAGTATGCGTTATGATCGGTGGTCTCGCAGAACGCATTCCATCCCTTTGCATTTTAGTAGTTGAATTAGGGTTGGTacaagaggaggaggagcagcaaaggtTCTTATCTGTGCGTGTACTCGTCAATCGAGTCTTCGATATGGTGCCTGAAGTGCCCTGCACCTCTTTTATTTTCTCGCTCAGCAAGGGAATGCCTCGCAAACATCCATGCTCCCAAG ATTGCATCTCTCCAAGGAAAGTCCCCAGGCTAGCTGGTGGGACCAATCCAAGCAACCCAACAACATCATTTGAACAAGAATGA